In the Rhododendron vialii isolate Sample 1 chromosome 2a, ASM3025357v1 genome, GTACTAATCAAGTTTATATACGTTCATAAATAGTGGTAGAATCAAGTTTATTACGTGCTACCTAATCAAAGACCCGAACGACTTctagtcctctctctctctctctctctttctctccctcgcACACACCCCCACacccaccacacacacacacacacgcgtAACCGGAAAAAATGGACGCCGCCGGTACATCTTTAGATGCCCGTAATTTGTCACACAAAGTCGCCTCAATTGCCGCTGGAGAAGCTCACACTCTCGCCCTCAccggtaatctctctctctctctctctctctctctctctctttgtatagATATGTGTGCGtgttattatatatttttttgccaaCTGGGTTACGGGTTGTTAGAGAGTTAGTGCACAGGAAGTACAATAACTGTCCATAACCTGAACCACAAACGCGCCTAACGGGGTCGAACCCTGTCCTCCCACAAGTGAAGGACAGGAAATACCATTGGGTTACATGTCTAAACTTTATTGACTGTGAACAATACGCAGGGGACGGAAATGTGTACGCCTGGGGAAGAGGAACGTTCGGCCGACTCGGCACCGGTTCGGAGAAAGACGAGCTGTTTCCGGTCCGAATCGACTTCGATTCCGCCCGTTACAGGTCAGCCCAAGGAAAGAGGCTCAAGTTCGTCGAAATCGCTGCTGGCGCTTATCACAGTCTCGCCCTAGCAGGTCTGCTTATTCCCCCTTAGTAAATATTTTCACTTTCTCTAATTTATGTATTTGACTGTTTTATTGTTGGcagttttcacttttcagtaCGTGATCGTTACTCTCAAACGCACTTAATCGAAAAATGTCAAGTGACAAGTTTATGGGCGTCTATTTTTGTCGATTGAATCTTCGGATACCCTTAGAATACTTCGGCTCACGAGAGGGGCAGACGGGAAGGGGGTGCCGGGGCttgcacaactccaaatattttctttaattgtacttgtaggtggacaaattcaagtagtgctttgaacagcactggaatgcaacggcttcacgtgccgcttgaacgtaaccctaatttgtcaatgaaacccctgtcctgcaaaacagacaaggggtgagtgcacctttgcctctcgtggcaaaggccctccgatgcctttgttagtatcacgtactagcaatcaaaccctaattatcagtaggaaagcaaatagaatgcagcgtattgcgtacctttcacctctaggtttacctcatatttatagatttatggatgcttgctgtccaagcatccttgttgccataggattcctaactcgtataggaaactcaggatatcaaggagtctcgtttcctttatcagtttatgcaaaagagtcattttaggattcttttccattaagagccgaacatcccatactcgttaggtatctttatcagatcctatattcttgggatctttatccctttatgggacatgactactctggaaccttccagagtattccctttgctcctactctcgatttggagctccttctttgttaggctgtctcatggccgaacagactatctggaccagggacttcacgtGTAACTTGGTCTAAACGTAATCAAAAggtctcctatctgccgaacagatagtttacaccagtgacttgtcatgtcattggcctttattcagccgaacagattacatggaccaaggacttcacatgtcattgttccatatcgcggttcttcatactgcccggcgataagtccagtcgtatttaccacgtgttcccaaacatcacgtgttcggtaactaaatgtatctgctcgggaatacctccctacagtacTAGCTTTTAGGTTAATTTAAGAAAGTTATATAAAATTGGCCCATGTAAAGCCTGGATGAATTTTTTCCTTTAAGAAAGTATAGACGTGTCAATAGAATTTTTTGTCGCActtgtaaaataaaatgatggCTACGTATATATGTACAACCTTTGACATATCAAGTAGCGATATATTAAtatgaaatataatttttgtcaTCACTGTAGAAAAATCGGTAGTTCGGGCCCCCACTATGTACAAATCATGGGCATGAAAATTACCAAAAAGGTGGGAAAATATAGAaggggaagaagatgatgaaaaaTGATTGGCATTTTTGGAGTTTATGTtgattgtgtttttttattgtcCAAGGGATGCTGTGTTTCACATAATTAAAAAGTCAGAATAAAAACTACGCTAGTTcaatctctgtgtgtgtgtctccCCTGGTGGGATGTTTGTGAGGATGAGATACACAACTCATGATAAACTCCCAAGGCTTGAGTATTTATATGAACTACTGTTAATTGCAAACTCTTATTACTTCTTAAGTTAATTGCAGAAGGCAAAATTCTGACCTTGTTCATGAAATTTGGCTGGTAAATGTGTTTCATTAGATGAGATGTTTCAGTTTTTCTTTATGCCTAGTATTGTAGCCTACCAATAGCATGCTTGTATTGTATAAGACTTGATGCACAAATTAACATAGTCTACCTTGTAGCAATCTGTTTCATTCATGGATGAGGCACgccctgagttatcaaaaaagaaaagaaaagaaagagtcaATGTTGTAAACTATGTTTGTATGAATTCAAATGACTGTGTGTTATGGTAGAAGTAGAACTACTATATAACAAAGGTATCATTCAGTTCGAGTTTGTTATGACTTGTTCTGCATTTCTTTTAATAGTAAGAGAACAATTAACTTATTGATGACGACTAATTGGGATCTGTAGGTGATTTTTGACCGCTTTGATTTGCCTTCTTTTCATTCTACTGTTTGATTGCAGATGATGGATCAATTTGGAGTTGGGGTTACAATACCTGTATCCTGTATGACATACTTTATGCGTTTGTTGAGTCACACGTATCTTTCATTTGTGTCTTGCAACTACATCATCACACTCACACTGACTTGTCCTGGCTTTCTATTCAAAAATTTCTTTGTTCAACCTTGACGGTCACATGGATGGCCAACTTGGTGTCAATGGAGAGCATGTTTTAGTGCCCTGCATGTTAGACCGATTCCTTGAATTGGGTTCTGATTATTTGAGTGATGAATCAGAAGCACACAGCAGAATGCCATTGAAGGTATTTATATTGTCATATTTCTGTTGTGAAAAGGAAGCTGTTAGGCAGCATTTAAATTTATAGATTTAAAATGAATGGATTTTAGCGTCATCTTTTCAAGAAGTTAACCTTGAATTAGATTCAGTACTCTAGCTCACAATTCAAGAGGGGAATTGAGAGCTTTAGATTAGTTCTAGACTTCTAGTTACTTTGACTAGAGATATTTGAAATCCTTCTGCAGATGATCCTACTTGCAGATTAATATTTACGAAAAATATCTTTACCCTCTCTCTTTGGTTACTTTCAATAATCTCCTTCCCAATCAATGCTGCTCTACTAGAATTATCAGTTGACGTTTAGTATTTAAGACCAAGTAAACTGTTTTACTGTATTTCAAATTCTTACTTCGAATCCACTCATCCAAATGGGATTTTATTGTGCATCTTTATCCTAGGTTTCTTCCGTCAAAGCTGGGGGAATGATGTCACTGGCGATTGACAACCTCGGAGCCCTCTGGATGTGGGGAAACTGCCCTCCGCAAAGTGACTCAGGTGACGATGAGTTCTCTCTCTTCAGTACTTTCACTCCATTACCTGTCTGGAGTTTCCATGGCCATACCGTTGTCAAGGTGGCTTGTGGAAATGAGCACATTGTGGCCTTAGTTAGTGCTGGAGAAACATACAAAGGCAGCGATCTGGTTTGCTATTCCTGGGGAAATAATAACCATGGACAGTTAGGCCTAGGAGATACATATAGCAGGTTTCAGCCTCAAGTGGTAGAAAAATTTAACCAGAGTTCCACGTGGGTGGTATATGCTGTAGCATGTGGGGCCTTCCACACAGCTTTACTGGCGGTCGATGATAGAGCGAGTGACACGTTAAGAAGTGTTTGTTGGACTTTTGGACTAGGAGATAACGGGCAACTCGGTCATGGGACCACTCAAAGTGCTTCGTTGCCTGAACAAGTAAAAGGGTTGCCCCAAAATGAGTTTCTGAATTCTGTCGATTGTGGGTTGTTTCACACTAGTGTTGTTTCAATGGCTGGAGATGTGTGGTCGTGGGGAATGGAGAAGGGACTTGGGTTGTGCCCTGATGCGAGTTTTTCTGGAATTGATGCAGGGGATGCTCTCTCTCCACGGGTTATATCGTGTGATGGGCCGCATGGGCCTAAGTTTGCTGGCCCAGTCCAGGTTGCATGTGGGGCCGCTCATACTGTTCTTGTTGCTGATGAGGGATATAAGCTTTGGTCCTGGGGTAGGGGAAGGAGTGGTGTCCTTGGTACTGGTAAGACTCTTGACTGTTTCGCCCCTACTACTGTACTGTGGCCACCTTCATCAGAGGATTTCAAGGAAGAGAAAGTAGACCTTTTTTATGGGGTCAAAAAGAGCAAAAGCAAGGACCCTAGGAGAATCACGGAGATGGAGGAAAAATTGTCTGTGGCAATGGAGGAGATGAGGCTTCTTAATTCAAAACTCTCCTTAACGGAAAAATATGCCAGCATTCTTCATGGCTCAATGTTTGGAAAGCCTTTTGATGAGCGGGACATTCCTATTTCGTTGCAGAACTCTGGTGCTTTTGATATAGCGAAAGAGTGGGAAAACATGTTGGAATCATTGGATCGTGGGAAGCTCGTTCGGTTGGAGATGTTTTACCGAAACATGCTTGCGGGTGTCAAAGATAAGCTGTTGAAGAGGAGAATCCAGGAGATCATTAAAGAGTCCCTCGATTCTTCAACTAGTGGGAACGGCTAAAACCAGTGGAATTGGACTGATTTGCTTCCAAATACAAGTTTTCAGATTTATGGAGGTTCATTGCAGTCTATAGTCTATTCCAAAGATTTTTATGACGTGCCGGGCTTTTCTTTTGCTTGCACGATGTGATTGTACCCGTGTCTCTCGTTTTCATGCTTTCTAGATAGTTTCTTTGTGTGGAAAGATGGAGGGTGTAATAAAGGTTGGTATAAGTCGCTTGTCTCTCTGTAAATTGTTATGCGGCCTTGTAACAATCCACTGTCAtcgtaattttttgttaatagaaATAATGGAGGCTTCATTTTTCTGTTTGACTGTGTTGGTTAGAATCTGGATGTTAGTTGGTTTTGCTTCGCGAATTGAGAACTCTAGTTAATATTCCATTCAGTGTCTCGAATTCAACATCACACATCCCATATATCCACTTGCAGTTGAATATATGCGGGTAGGAGCAGCTAATAACCTCTGAGAAGGAGAGAAAAGTGCGAAAAGCTGCTGCAGTAAGTCTGCAGATGATGTCCATGGTTTTGGTGCTTGATGTAATGTGATCTTGAGATAGATTCGCTAGACGTTATTCTAAGTTCGCTCAATTAAGATTTGATGTGTAGAACCGAGGAGCTTCTTCTTGTGTGTGTTGGTTGGATCTTGCACAACTTTCTTGTTCAAGTTCAAAAGGTAAAAAAGA is a window encoding:
- the LOC131316502 gene encoding ultraviolet-B receptor UVR8 is translated as MDAAGTSLDARNLSHKVASIAAGEAHTLALTGDGNVYAWGRGTFGRLGTGSEKDELFPVRIDFDSARYRSAQGKRLKFVEIAAGAYHSLALADDGSIWSWGYNTYGQLGVNGEHVLVPCMLDRFLELGSDYLSDESEAHSRMPLKVSSVKAGGMMSLAIDNLGALWMWGNCPPQSDSGDDEFSLFSTFTPLPVWSFHGHTVVKVACGNEHIVALVSAGETYKGSDLVCYSWGNNNHGQLGLGDTYSRFQPQVVEKFNQSSTWVVYAVACGAFHTALLAVDDRASDTLRSVCWTFGLGDNGQLGHGTTQSASLPEQVKGLPQNEFLNSVDCGLFHTSVVSMAGDVWSWGMEKGLGLCPDASFSGIDAGDALSPRVISCDGPHGPKFAGPVQVACGAAHTVLVADEGYKLWSWGRGRSGVLGTGKTLDCFAPTTVLWPPSSEDFKEEKVDLFYGVKKSKSKDPRRITEMEEKLSVAMEEMRLLNSKLSLTEKYASILHGSMFGKPFDERDIPISLQNSGAFDIAKEWENMLESLDRGKLVRLEMFYRNMLAGVKDKLLKRRIQEIIKESLDSSTSGNG